In Geobacter anodireducens, a genomic segment contains:
- a CDS encoding protein translocase component YidC, translating to MEKRALIAVVLSILFFYGYTALFSPPPKETPKPAATATQSQPAQQVAAAPVPAAVPVQSQPAVAARDVSVDTPAYSVTFSTQGGSITRLDLKRYHETAGPGGKNVTLVSEDNPSNFTAGIRAPGFGLDQNAVFVPSADALTVGPGEKKQLSFTWVSPAGITVTKTYSFSGDGYGLEMEYRVANSGSARLSSSVQTIQTYPLVPKVKESRFETFGPATFAQDKLFEDKVKDLESGAKTHATPLWSGFADKYFLSAVLAHEGSIASTTIRKTASGYLENTISSPELSLNPGEGRALAYRLFFGPKDIDVLKAQGNSLERAIDLGWFAMLAKPLLQSLKFFYTYTGNYGIAIIIITVIIKVIFYPLTHSSYKSMKEMQKLQPKMQQLREKYKNDREAMNRAMMELYQTHKVNPVGGCLPMIVQIPVFFALYKALMFSIELRHAPFMLWITDLSAKDPYYVTPIIMGVTMVIQQKMTPSQMDPVQQKMMMALPVVFTFMFLNFPSGLVLYWLVNNVLTIVQQYYINRSITAAEAK from the coding sequence TTCCCGCAGCCGTTCCCGTCCAGTCCCAACCGGCTGTTGCCGCCAGGGACGTGTCGGTGGACACGCCCGCCTATTCGGTGACCTTTTCCACCCAGGGCGGGAGCATCACGCGCCTGGACCTGAAGCGGTATCATGAAACAGCCGGTCCGGGCGGCAAGAACGTCACGCTGGTTTCCGAGGACAATCCGTCGAACTTTACCGCCGGCATCCGCGCGCCCGGTTTCGGTCTCGACCAGAACGCGGTCTTCGTCCCGAGTGCTGATGCACTCACCGTGGGCCCCGGCGAGAAGAAACAGCTCTCCTTCACCTGGGTTTCGCCGGCCGGTATCACGGTGACAAAGACATACAGTTTTTCCGGCGACGGCTACGGGTTGGAAATGGAATACCGGGTTGCCAACAGCGGCAGCGCCCGTCTGTCCTCGTCTGTTCAGACCATCCAGACCTATCCCCTTGTGCCGAAGGTCAAGGAGAGCAGGTTCGAAACCTTCGGCCCGGCGACCTTTGCCCAGGACAAACTGTTCGAGGACAAGGTTAAGGACCTGGAATCGGGCGCCAAGACCCATGCGACTCCGCTCTGGTCCGGATTCGCGGACAAGTACTTCCTCTCTGCCGTACTGGCCCACGAGGGGAGCATAGCATCAACGACCATCCGCAAGACAGCCTCGGGTTACCTGGAGAACACCATCTCCTCACCCGAGTTGTCACTCAACCCCGGTGAGGGCCGGGCACTTGCCTATCGTCTTTTCTTCGGGCCCAAGGATATCGATGTTCTCAAGGCGCAGGGCAACAGCCTGGAGCGGGCGATCGACCTGGGATGGTTCGCCATGCTGGCCAAGCCCCTGCTCCAGAGCCTCAAGTTCTTTTACACGTACACCGGGAACTACGGGATAGCCATCATCATCATCACGGTCATCATAAAGGTCATCTTCTACCCGCTGACCCATTCCAGCTACAAGTCCATGAAGGAGATGCAGAAGCTCCAGCCGAAGATGCAGCAGTTGCGCGAAAAGTACAAGAATGACCGCGAGGCCATGAACCGCGCCATGATGGAACTATACCAGACCCACAAGGTGAACCCCGTGGGCGGCTGTCTCCCCATGATCGTGCAGATTCCCGTCTTCTTCGCCCTCTACAAGGCGCTCATGTTCTCCATCGAGTTGCGTCATGCGCCCTTCATGCTCTGGATCACCGACCTCTCCGCCAAGGACCCCTACTATGTGACACCCATCATCATGGGGGTGACCATGGTCATCCAGCAGAAGATGACGCCGTCCCAGATGGATCCCGTGCAGCAGAAGATGATGATGGCGCTGCCGGTGGTCTTCACGTTCATGTTCCTCAACTTCCCGTCGGGCCTCGTGCTCTACTGGCTCGTCAACAACGTGCTCACCATCGTCCAGCAGTACTACATCAACCGCAGCATCACTGCGGCGGAGGCCAAGTAG